In the genome of Thiomicrospira aerophila AL3, one region contains:
- the rpmC gene encoding 50S ribosomal protein L29, which translates to MTSKELREKSAEDLNTELHALLKEQFNLRMQQATGQLASTAQLKSVRRSIARVKTIIREKVSV; encoded by the coding sequence ATGACTAGTAAAGAACTTAGAGAAAAAAGTGCTGAAGATTTAAATACTGAATTGCATGCATTGTTAAAAGAGCAATTTAATTTAAGAATGCAGCAAGCAACTGGACAATTGGCCAGTACTGCGCAGTTAAAATCTGTTAGACGTTCTATTGCTCGTGTAAAAACCATCATTCGTGAAAAAGTGAGTGTATAA
- the rpsS gene encoding 30S ribosomal protein S19, producing the protein MPRSVKKGPFVDHHLAKKVIEAQESGNKRPIKTWSRRSMILPDMIGLTIAVHNGKEHIPVFVSENMVGHKLGEFSMTRTYRGHAADKKAKR; encoded by the coding sequence ATGCCACGTTCAGTTAAAAAAGGACCTTTTGTAGATCATCACTTGGCAAAAAAAGTGATTGAGGCGCAAGAATCTGGTAATAAACGTCCAATTAAAACCTGGTCAAGACGTTCAATGATTTTACCGGATATGATTGGATTAACCATTGCCGTACATAATGGCAAAGAGCATATACCTGTTTTTGTATCTGAAAACATGGTTGGCCATAAATTAGGTGAGTTTTCTATGACTCGCACTTACCGTGGTCATGCTGCTGATAAGAAAGCTAAGCGATAG
- the rpsQ gene encoding 30S ribosomal protein S17, which translates to MSTENLKARTRAGVVVSNAMDSSIVVLTERYVKHAKYKKYVKKSTKIMAHDADNQCQVGDKVTIQECRPISKRKSWTLVEINEKAKI; encoded by the coding sequence ATGAGCACTGAAAATTTAAAAGCAAGAACTCGTGCTGGTGTTGTTGTAAGTAATGCAATGGATAGTTCAATTGTTGTCCTAACTGAGCGTTATGTTAAGCATGCTAAGTACAAGAAATATGTAAAAAAATCTACCAAGATTATGGCGCATGATGCTGATAATCAGTGTCAGGTTGGAGATAAAGTGACCATTCAAGAATGTCGCCCAATTTCTAAGCGTAAGTCATGGACTCTTGTAGAAATTAACGAAAAAGCTAAAATCTAA
- the rpsN gene encoding 30S ribosomal protein S14, with the protein MAKTSMKMREVKRAKTVAKYAEKRAELKTKSVDMSLSYEERMEAMDKLARLPRNASPVRQQRRCKLTGRPHGVYKKFGLSRNMLRLYAMQGDVPGLRKASW; encoded by the coding sequence ATGGCAAAGACTTCAATGAAAATGCGCGAAGTTAAACGTGCAAAGACTGTTGCAAAATATGCTGAAAAACGTGCTGAGTTAAAAACTAAATCAGTTGACATGTCACTTTCATACGAAGAGCGTATGGAAGCAATGGATAAGTTAGCTCGCCTGCCACGTAATGCATCACCTGTAAGGCAGCAACGTCGCTGTAAACTAACAGGTAGACCGCATGGTGTTTACAAGAAGTTTGGTTTATCACGTAACATGCTTCGTTTATATGCAATGCAGGGCGACGTACCTGGT
- the rplV gene encoding 50S ribosomal protein L22, whose product MQVSATHKFARISPQKARLVADLIRGKRVESAVNILTFSDKKAADLMKKVLSSAIANAENNNGADVDELHVTAVFVDEGPQMKRMRARAKGRGNRIVKRMSHITVTVGEK is encoded by the coding sequence ATGCAAGTTAGTGCAACACATAAATTCGCTCGTATTTCTCCACAAAAAGCCCGCTTAGTTGCTGATCTTATTCGTGGTAAAAGAGTTGAGTCTGCTGTAAATATTCTTACTTTCAGTGACAAGAAAGCTGCTGATTTAATGAAGAAGGTATTGAGTTCTGCAATAGCAAATGCAGAAAACAATAATGGTGCCGATGTTGATGAGCTGCATGTAACAGCAGTATTTGTGGATGAAGGTCCACAAATGAAGCGTATGAGAGCTCGCGCTAAAGGTCGTGGTAACCGTATCGTTAAGCGCATGAGTCATATCACTGTTACAGTAGGCGAAAAATAA
- the rpsC gene encoding 30S ribosomal protein S3 produces MGQKVHPVGIRLGITKDWNARWYADSKNYSDFLVSDIEIRNELNEKLKNASVSKIHIERVANGIRVTIHSARPGIVIGKKGEDIEKLKADLVKKTGLPVNINIEEVKKPELDAKLVAESIAQQLEKRIQFRRAMKRAVGNAMRLGAQGIKVAVAGRLNGAEIARTEWYREGRVPLHTFRADIDYSTFEADTTYGKLGVKVWIFHGEKLGKMSLAANDNQKQPKAKKGRK; encoded by the coding sequence ATGGGTCAAAAAGTACATCCAGTTGGTATCCGTCTTGGCATTACAAAGGATTGGAATGCGCGTTGGTATGCGGATAGCAAAAATTATTCAGACTTTCTTGTAAGCGACATTGAAATTCGCAATGAGCTTAATGAGAAGTTAAAAAATGCATCAGTAAGTAAGATCCACATTGAGCGTGTTGCAAATGGTATTCGTGTGACAATCCATTCTGCACGCCCAGGTATTGTTATTGGTAAAAAAGGTGAAGATATTGAAAAGCTAAAGGCTGATCTTGTTAAGAAAACGGGTCTTCCAGTTAACATCAATATTGAAGAAGTTAAAAAGCCTGAGTTGGATGCTAAGTTGGTTGCTGAAAGTATTGCCCAGCAATTAGAAAAGCGTATTCAATTCCGTCGTGCGATGAAGCGTGCAGTTGGTAATGCAATGCGTCTTGGAGCTCAGGGTATTAAGGTTGCTGTAGCTGGTCGTTTGAATGGTGCAGAAATTGCACGTACTGAATGGTATAGAGAAGGTCGTGTGCCTTTACATACATTCCGTGCAGATATTGATTATTCAACGTTTGAAGCAGATACAACCTATGGCAAATTAGGTGTTAAGGTTTGGATTTTCCACGGTGAAAAACTTGGCAAAATGTCTTTAGCTGCTAATGACAATCAAAAACAACCTAAAGCCAAGAAAGGCCGTAAATAA
- the rplE gene encoding 50S ribosomal protein L5, with protein sequence MARLKQVYKEQIVPKLVEQFGYKSVMQAPKITKITLNMGVGAALADKKVLDNALADMEAITGQKPVKTLARKSVAAFKVRQGWPIGCKVTLRGERMYEFLDRLINISLPRVRDFRGVNGKSFDGRGNYTMGVKEQIIFPEIEFEKVDMMRGMDINIATTAQTDAEAKALLEAFNFPFKK encoded by the coding sequence ATGGCAAGATTAAAACAAGTTTACAAAGAGCAAATTGTTCCTAAATTGGTTGAACAGTTTGGTTATAAGTCAGTAATGCAGGCACCAAAAATTACTAAAATAACCCTGAATATGGGTGTTGGTGCGGCATTAGCTGATAAGAAAGTTTTAGATAACGCTTTAGCAGATATGGAAGCAATTACTGGTCAGAAGCCAGTTAAAACCTTGGCTCGTAAATCAGTTGCGGCATTTAAGGTTCGTCAGGGCTGGCCTATCGGTTGTAAAGTTACTCTTCGTGGCGAAAGAATGTATGAGTTTTTAGATCGTTTGATCAATATCTCTCTGCCACGTGTCCGTGACTTCCGTGGTGTTAATGGTAAGTCTTTTGATGGACGCGGTAACTATACAATGGGTGTGAAAGAGCAGATTATCTTTCCAGAAATTGAGTTTGAGAAGGTTGATATGATGCGCGGTATGGACATTAATATTGCGACAACTGCACAGACTGACGCTGAAGCTAAAGCTTTGCTAGAAGCTTTTAATTTCCCATTTAAGAAATAA
- the rplP gene encoding 50S ribosomal protein L16 → MLMPKRTKFRKVQKGRNRGLALAGSKVSFGEFGLKAVERGRLTSRQIESARRAMTRHIKRGGKIWIRVFPDKPITSKPLEVRMGKGKGSVEYWVAQIQPGRVLYEVQGVNESLAREAFSLAAAKLPFKTQFVIRTVM, encoded by the coding sequence ATGTTAATGCCTAAGCGTACTAAATTTAGAAAAGTTCAAAAAGGACGTAACCGTGGTTTGGCTCTAGCTGGAAGCAAGGTTAGTTTTGGTGAGTTCGGCTTAAAAGCGGTTGAGCGTGGTCGCTTAACTTCTCGTCAAATTGAATCAGCTCGTAGAGCCATGACGCGCCACATCAAGCGTGGTGGTAAGATTTGGATTCGTGTGTTTCCTGACAAGCCTATTACAAGTAAACCTCTTGAGGTTCGTATGGGTAAAGGTAAAGGAAGTGTTGAATACTGGGTTGCCCAAATCCAGCCGGGTCGTGTCCTTTATGAAGTTCAGGGTGTCAATGAAAGTTTAGCGCGTGAAGCGTTTAGCTTGGCTGCTGCCAAGCTGCCTTTCAAAACACAGTTTGTAATTAGAACGGTGATGTAA
- the rplN gene encoding 50S ribosomal protein L14, with product MIQMQTVLEVADNSGAKRVQCIKVLGGSKRRYASVGDVIKVSIKEAAPRGKVKKGDVYNAVVVRTAKGVRRQDGSLIRFDDNAAVILNNKQEPIGTRIFGPVTRELRTEKFMKIVSLAPEVL from the coding sequence ATGATTCAAATGCAAACAGTATTAGAAGTTGCAGACAACAGTGGTGCAAAGCGCGTGCAATGTATCAAAGTGTTGGGTGGTTCGAAGCGCCGCTATGCGAGCGTTGGAGATGTAATTAAGGTTTCTATTAAAGAAGCTGCACCGCGTGGGAAGGTTAAAAAAGGCGATGTTTACAACGCTGTCGTTGTGAGAACTGCTAAAGGTGTTCGTCGTCAGGATGGTTCATTGATCCGTTTCGATGATAATGCAGCCGTTATTCTTAATAACAAGCAAGAGCCAATTGGAACACGTATTTTTGGACCGGTAACACGTGAATTGCGTACAGAGAAGTTTATGAAAATTGTTTCTTTGGCGCCAGAAGTGTTGTAA
- the rplX gene encoding 50S ribosomal protein L24 encodes MNRLKKGDEVIVITGKDKGKRGTVSSFVSSDKVLVDGINLVKKHTKANPMTGSQGGIVTKEMPVHISNVALLNPETQKADRIGFRIENDVKIRYFKSTNKAVDA; translated from the coding sequence ATGAATCGTTTAAAAAAAGGTGATGAAGTTATTGTCATCACGGGCAAAGATAAGGGTAAGAGAGGAACGGTTTCATCTTTCGTTTCTAGTGATAAGGTTTTAGTTGATGGTATTAATCTTGTTAAGAAGCATACTAAAGCGAACCCAATGACCGGTTCTCAGGGTGGTATTGTTACTAAGGAAATGCCTGTGCATATTTCTAATGTTGCTTTATTAAACCCGGAGACTCAAAAGGCTGACAGAATTGGTTTTCGCATCGAAAATGATGTGAAGATTAGATATTTCAAGTCAACAAATAAAGCGGTTGACGCTTAA